From the Lathyrus oleraceus cultivar Zhongwan6 chromosome 4, CAAS_Psat_ZW6_1.0, whole genome shotgun sequence genome, one window contains:
- the LOC127136390 gene encoding uncharacterized protein LOC127136390 produces MSRLMEVNSDVMPYVQTSLAKDPSPDNDSSEKDKENVPGHASRKRRSKKKVELVVNVEELTSNEEPLTNIVTPSIAKRLQGHKGKTVAFEDSPSREVQRKDITPIKRSANKKPHDAISKVPLDNASLHYMKNAERWKYVIQKRVAIERELGKDALKCKEVMKLIEIVRLMNIVTHFGTCYKNLVKEFVVTIPDGCDDKKSVDYGKVYVKGNVVTFSPIVINKFLGRTDEPQAESEVTDDQVCKEIMAKQVRHWPNKGKLSVGMLSVKYAILHRIGTANWVPTNHTSTISTGVGKFIYVIGTKKVFDFGKYIFEQVLKQAFSTTVKMPIYFPSLICGIILNQHPGILFPIDSVKKKDSPLSLHYKLFAGTYIPDIVMTSSQAPVPATSKKSVIPQLKET; encoded by the exons ATGTCAAGACTTATG GAAGTGAATTCTGATGTTATGCCATATGTTCAAACATCTTTGGCAAAAGATCCAAGCCCTGACAATGACTCAAGTGAAAAAGATAAGGAAAATGTTCCTGGTCATGCTTCTCGTAAGAGAAGAAGTAAAAAGAAAGTTGAGCTTGTTGTCAACGTTGAAGAACTTACTTCTAATGAAGAACCCCTTACAAACATTGTTACTCCTAGTATTGCCAAGAGATTGCAGGGACATAAAGGAAAAACTGTTGCTTTTGAAGATTCTCCCTCCAGGGAAGTGCAGAGAAAA GACATCACGCCTATAAAAAGATCTGCTAACAAGAAACCTCATGATGCTATCTCCAAAGTTCCACTGGACAATGCTTCTTTACATTATATGAAGAATGCAGAAAGGTGGAAGTATGTCATTCAGAAAAGGGTAGCTATAGAAAGGGAATTGGGGAAGGATGCCCTTAAGTGTAAAGAGGTCATGAAACTTATAGAAATTGTTAGGCTAATGAATATTGTCACACACTTTGGAACTTGTTATAAAAACTTAGTAAAGGAGTTTGTGGTGACTATACCTGATGGATGTGATGATAAGAAGAGTGTTGACTACGGTAAAGTTTATGTGAAAGGAAATGTTGTAACATTCTCCCCAATTGTGATCAATAAATTTCTAGGAAGAACAGATGAACCTCAGGCTGAGTCGGAAGTTACTGATGATCAGGTGTGCAAAGAAATCATGGCCAAGCAGGTTAGACATTGGCCAAACAAAGGAAAGTTGTCTGTTGGTATGCTAAGTGTAAAATATGCCATCCTTCATAGGATTGGTACTGCCAATTGGGTGCCCACTAATCATACCTCAACAATCTCTACTGGTGTGGGAAAATTCATATATGTTATTGGTACAAAAAAAGTGTTTGACTTTGGAAAATACATATTTGAGCAAGTGTTGAAACAAGCCTTCTCTACTACTGTAAAAATGCCCATTTACTTTCCATCCCTTATTTGTGGAATCATACTAAATCAACATCCTGGTATTTTGTTTCCCATTGATAGTGTGAAGAAAAAGGATTCTCCATTATCACTCCACTACAAACTCTTTGCAGGAACTTATATCCCAGACATTGTTATGACATCCTCTCAAGCACCTGTCCCTGCCACCTCCAAGAAGAGTGTCATTCCTCAACTGAAGGAAACATGA